CACCCCAAAAAGGAGCTGCACTGAAAGGGCTCACCCCGAATCAGGGAGCAACCACCTCATCCCAACACCAGAATCAAAGGAAAAACCcgttaatatttatttattctcttCCTGGAAGACCTGTTTTTGAGGTCAGGTGGAGGTGGAAATGCCAGTGATccctttttccctgaaaaaaaatgggatttcacCAATCCAGGTATCAAAAATCCCCCTCCTCACCCCatattttcccctttccccccagcAGGAGTGTTCATGTATAAtatgagttaaaaaaaaacacacaaaaaaatcaaaaaatggTGCTATTCTTGTAAAACAAGTCTGTATTTTTTAACATCTGTTggtataaaatgaaaaaaaatctaaaaaaaaaaacttttggtCAAAAGTAAAAGTTGAGTTGAGTCTCTTTTTTTTGGGTGTGTTTGCAGTAATTCAAATATTTCCTCCCCATTTCAACCACTATAAAGTTCTTCaagttggggaaaaaatcccattgAAATCCTCATTTTGGGTAAAACCTGCACATTTTTTGGCTTGGGATACTTCAAACTAAGGGGGAAGAGTAGGggcaaaatcccccccaaaaagcaaaaaaaaatttaaaaagggaaaaatttgaAAGTGAAAAATTTTGAAGTAGAAACACTTGGAAAAGCAGGAAGTTTAATTGTGGAATTCTTTTCCCATAATGAGGATTGGGACAATCCTGTCACCTGGGCGAGGGGAGGCTGTCCCCTCCTCCCCATGAATTTTATCCTGTTTTttacccacaaaaaaaacctctttttggggctgttttgcaGCACTGGAAGTAGGAGACTCCCCTCTTGCTGTGccacaaaaaatcccacatGGAAATTCCTCTCCTCACCAGGCTGTTCATTACAGGCAAAAAGCtcagaaatgggattttttttaatgatcttGACAAAAATCAGCCCAGTGACCCCGAAGAGCCCCAAACCTGCTCAGATCTCTCCTGCAAGAggccccaggcagctcctgggtgaGGAATTCCTGAGTTTCACCCCAATTCTTTGGGTCAAAACTCCTCTTTTTTGCCTCTGTGGATGGCAGAGGCATCTCTCCTTTGCTTGGAGAAATTATAActggaaaagatttttaaaaacagcatttaaaaaagcaattttgGGGCAGAATTTGAGTTTCAAACCCTCCCAGCTTCAAGTACAGCAGCTGCCAGTTGTGGCCAAGCAGCAAAACATTGGCAGGGGAAATTCATTAAGGAGGATTGGGGGATTAAAGAGGATTTTCCACCCAAAAGTGCCCTTTGAGACGCTCTCCTAATGATGGGGGCTCTGCACCAAGGGTTTGGGGTCAAATCTTTCCCCTCCTGGTGCAGCCAAGCAGCAAATTTGGGGGTCCCTCCTGGGGGGCagcccccacaaaaaaaccctccatgATCCTTGGAAAAGtagggtggggctgggggtaaagagggggaaagggaatgTGGGGAGACCCCCAGAAAATCAGGATTAAACCCAGCCAGGAGGGGaagaaaattgagaaaaatcAAAGTTTGAGATttctcccttaaaaaaaaaaaaaaacaaaaacaacaacaacaacaaaaaaacccaaaaaaacttgGTGGGAATTGGTCACCAGGGAAGGAGgttgggattggaattctggGCACTGGGCCCAGGTGGGAATGGGCAcctggttttttccccctcattttcccctaaaaaatcctgggaagggctggggaaaatgggatttttcagcctggaggaggaaaGGCTCCAGGGTGACCtttcaggagagctggggacagaTTTGGGATAAAGGACAGAGGGAAGGACTTGGGGAGTGGCTTCCCACTGGGATCTGGaggtttgggtgggattttgggaaggaattcctccctgtgagggcagggaggccttgggatggaattcccagaagattccccatccctggggatgAGTTTTAGCACCCTTCCCAACCCATTCTGGATTCTGTGGAAATCCATCAGCaaaacagggatttttttttgcaaaaaacaCCACAAGAACAATGGATTTAGGACAAAACCAgagcttttcttaaaaaaaaaaaaaaaaggacagcaCACAGAAAGATCCAAATCAGGTTTAATGAAGAATTCAGCCCTACAaatgctgcaggggcaggaatCTCCTGCTGGAAAAGGGAGCAAAGTGTGGATTTTGTGCCACTGTCACCCAAAAATCCAGTAATTTTTCCACTGAGGAAGAATCCCCTCACATGTAGCTGTGTCTGGCTCCCGAATCCCACGGGAAAGGAGGGCtgaaattccagaaaaaaactcccaaaaaggGGCAAAATGCCAAAGGGCTGCGGGGGCCGAGCTGGCAGCTGGATTTTGCTGGCAGGAATGTCCAGCTCCCGGCAGGGAGGCCTTGGAATCCCAGCCTCCCACAGAACCCCCTCCAAtccctgctgctttgggaagtggagcacaaaaagcagcaaattCCCGGATTTCAAACCCCAGGGAAGAGCCTCTGGATGCCAACGGGGTCGGAGCCGCAGGGAAAAATGAGGGAGAAGTTTATTCCAAAGGTTTGGGTTCCTTTGCCTCCTTCCAGGTGAAACAGAGGCTCATTCCAGGTGGGAACTGTCCCTTTTTTGGGGTCCTGAGGTGCTGCATATTGAGCAGGAAAACAAACTCATTTCCACCGAGAAAAAATAAACTCATTTACTCTCAAAAATCAAATCCATTTGCCCCAAAACACCCTGACTGCACCAAGCTTCCAGCACAGGTGCAAACCACTGGAAATCTCTGGCATTTCAGCCCTCAACTGAGCAGGGAAAGTTCCAGATTCCGTGGCAGAAAGCAAACCCCGGCGGGTTTGTCCCCGCAGAGCCACTCACGGTCCCCCTGCCGTCGCTCGGAGGTGGCTGCGGCTGCCTCGCTGCCCTCAGGGTGCTCCCCGCGCCGGGGCCGAGGAGTTGGAGCTGCAGTCCAGGTAGTGGAAGGTCTCCAGGGCGCTCTGGGCGCTGTGGCCGATGTAGGAGAGCTTCACCGAGGTCCTGGCAGGGCAAAGGGACACCCCGGCAGGTTGGTGCTCATCACACCACTCTTCTTTtcctcaaaaaacaaaaaaacctcccagATTCCTGTGGTTTTGGTGAAAAGGTGGGGactgcagcctctgcagggagctgggctacACTCCGTATTTACCCCCTTGGGCTGGGTTAAAACCTGAGCCTGaggtggatttggggggaatcTGGGGAAAAATCCAAGCAGGATTTTCTTCCTGGAGCTGAAATCCCTGGCTGGAATTCCCTTGGGATTCAGGAACCACAGAACAGAATCTTTAAGGTGGGGAAAAGAGCTCCAAGAACCCAAAGCAGGAGCGGCACCCACCTCATGAGGATCACGATGTTGTGGACCTTCACCTTGGGCAAAGTGCagaaaaaactggaaaagatcaAGGAAAATGGTCAGCAAGTGAGAAACttgaggaatttggggttttttggcagctcctgctggtaTTTTCACTTTGGTGCTAACAAAACCATCTCGCAGCACCTTGAGAAAATTCCTGGCAAAGGAATTGAGCAGGAAAAGTGAGTGTTTTCCAGATTGATTTCCCAAATTTTAATCAAAGCAGCTCCACCCCTCTCCCTCCCAGGTTATCTCCAAGGAGCAGTAAATCCTTACTACACATAGGACAGGGATccacccagctctgccttcaCGGTGAAATTCACCTGCAACAGAGCGgaaaaaatcagatttcagtGCAGCTCCATCACCCTTCAACCCCATTTCTGAGGGAGTGGGCAGAGCAAAAGCAGCTGTGTCCCCCGGGCACTGCAACCACGAGGTGAACTCGCAGGACTCCCAGTCTGTACCAGTTTGTCCCTCAGGGGCTGGATGCTGGAGACGTtggtgagctgctggctgcccaCCACGGTGTTCATGTACTGCACCTGGCTGCTCAGGCTGCTCACTGACACCGAGTAGAAGTTGGAATTCCTGATCCTCAGCGTGGCCTGGAGGGGACAAAAACAACCCTGACCTTGCTGGCTGGTTCCCCTGGGGATTTGTTTTCCCAAATCCATGGAAACTTTACCGTGATGGCCAGGAGGACGGCGGAGTTTTTCCTGTCAAACCACACCTGGACCACTTTGATGCCGTCGTCGTTCACCAGCACAGAGTGGGGGGAACAGGAAGAAAATCCCCAGGCcagacagcagcaggcagagcagcactgagagcagcACATAGAGTTTCctggggaaacaaaaaaaaattaaattcttcacCTCTTCTGCAAGATTCAGATCGTAAAAAACCCCACGCCCTGTTTGGTTTCCCTGGAAGAGACACCCAAGAGCCGCTGTCACATTTTTAATGTCAAAATGGCTCAAAATCCTCCCTTTGCACATTTGGGGCTGGGTAATGAGCAACCAAAGCAGCATTTTGGGGTCTTTTTGCAATTGCTCCCAAACTTCAGTGAGGGGATGGAAGGTGGGGGTGGGACTGTGGTGCCCATGgtagaaatatttaaaatcacactttaaatctttttttttttggggtgaaaacaACCCCTAAAGCAATAAAAGAACTCCTTCCTTACGTTCTCTGAGGACGAAGCCGTTGGTCGCTGTAGGGGATCAGAGCCACCAACTCGTTCACCTGCTCTGGGAAGCAAAATGGGAATGACACATGAAAAAGTGACCTTTTCTTGCTGTTTAGAGCTGGCTTTTGGGGTGTTTACGCGCCAGGGGAACAGCCACCTGTGGGGATGCAGCCGGTGCCTtggcaggtgggacaggtgacGCTGTCCTGGCCCGTGAACTCCATGTAGGGAATCTTGGCCACGTCCTGCACGGGCTCCCGGCTGGCCGGtacatcctcatcctcctcatcctcggcGCTCCTGCGGCTCGGGGCGGTGCTGACGGCAGACAGGGAGCGCACGGAGCCCATGGTGGCGGCTGATGGGGACGGCTGTGTCACCGGGGAGaggcggcagcagcagctctgggctcttaAAGGGGGTTTAAGCCCTTTCTAAGCTgcagtgccctgctcagggGTCCCAAAGCCACCACAGTGTCCCTGTCTACAAAGGGCATCCTTGGAGAAAGGGACGCCTCGATGGGCTCCATGGCCAGCCGCCCAAAACCCAGcctcccctcaggcagccccctccccaagaCACAGCCCCGCGTCCCCTCAGGAACAGCCCAGAGCCCCCGAGACCCCACGAGAGGAACAGGCCCTGCTACGGACCCCACCTCAGAGACTCAAGGGCCCCCTCCCTCAAGGACCGCCCTTTGAAGACCCCCTCTCTGAGACCCCCTCCCTCAGGAACTTCTGAGAGACGGAGCCCCCCCCCCTCAGAGACCCCCTCATGCTCAAGGTCCCCCTCCCTCAAGAGCCGCCCTTTGAAGACCCCCCCTCTCTCAGAGACCCCCTCCCTCAGGAACTTGCCCTTCACAGCCCCCCACCCTGAGAGAGGAGCCCCCCCCTCACAGACCCCCCTGTCCGGACGCGCCCCCTCACAGACCCCTTCTCTCAGCGCTCTCCGCCAGGGGGCGcccctctcccgccgccgccgcagccccACCCCCGTTCCCGCGCGCAGCCGCCGTCGCTATGGCAACTGCGCCGcccgggggcgggcgggggcgcaCCGTGACCCCGCCCATTCCTCATCATGCGGGATGGGCGGGGTTGCTCAAACCACGCCCATCCGCTGTGGGTGTACGTCACAATGGAGGGCGGGGTTTACCGAGCCACGCCCCGTCGTTTCACCCAAAGCGCACGCGCCAATTTATCGAGGGGGGGGTAGTGGCCACACCCTTAATTTGCATGCGAGAGGTGTGGTCAGAATCGCGCACGCGCAAAAGCA
This is a stretch of genomic DNA from Passer domesticus isolate bPasDom1 chromosome 31, bPasDom1.hap1, whole genome shotgun sequence. It encodes these proteins:
- the LOC135287916 gene encoding LOW QUALITY PROTEIN: transmembrane protein 106C-like (The sequence of the model RefSeq protein was modified relative to this genomic sequence to represent the inferred CDS: deleted 1 base in 1 codon) translates to MGSVRSLSAVSTAPSRRSAEDEEDEDVPASREPVQDVAKIPYMEFTGQDSVTCPTCQGTGCIPTEQVNELVALIPYSDQRLRPQRTKLYVLLSVLLCLLLSGLGIFFLFPHSVLVNDDGIKVVQVWFDRKNSAVLLAITATLRIRNSNFYSVSVSSLSSQVQYMNTVVGSQQLTNVSSIQPLRDKLVNFTVKAELGGSLSYVYFFCTLPKVKVHNIVILMRTSVKLSYIGHSAQSALETFHYLDCSSNSSAPARGAP